In Carettochelys insculpta isolate YL-2023 chromosome 10, ASM3395843v1, whole genome shotgun sequence, the DNA window AATCTTTGCCTCAAATAACAATGCATAAGAGCTAACAGACTAGTGATCAAagcaataacatttttttttatattccacTGTCCTGAAATAGTCAATGGACACCAGTGATTTTTCCTCACATGTGATATATTGACAGCATATGTCCAGCCCTCTTAGGTCGGCTTGAGTTACCAAGAGCTAAAGTAAGTAGATGCTCTTGAAATCTGTTGTGAGGCTTCTTTTATCCTACGTGACATTTTCAGGATTCACAAAGTTTGGACAGTAGTATGCAATGTGGGGTAGGGGCATTAATTTGTatgagggggtggggcaaaggggataTTTTTAGGAGCATAATGGGGGAATTGCTTGTCTCTTAAACAAGTTCAGATTATTTCTACTTTGCTATGTGTGAGGGAGAACAGGATTCAATGTTGCTCTGGTTATACATAGGGTGAGATCATTATTTGTAGAACAGCAGCAGTTCTTAGCCTGTACTTCATCTAATCCAATTTCTGTTCCTTTGGAGGGACCAGCATATGATAGCAGTGAAATTTGTGCATGGTGTATTTGCAGCTCACAATTATGGGCCTTTCCCTAGAAAGTTGAAGATGTGATGGTTGAGAGTTGAAGGATGTGATGGTACTCATCAATCAAAACTGAGCCATTTTTTCTGCAGTTACGCTCTTCTGCTTTGTGTTTCAAGTATGACTTTTGAATTACTTTTGCATCTTACTAGAGCTTTTCTTCTATTTAATATATGTTTTAGTGCAATTTCCAATACCCCAAAGCTCAGAATACAATGGGAAAAAGTCAAGGAGATTTCCTGTACCCCGGGGCCACGGTGTCATGAGTGGTGAATATATATGTCAGATTTTCGGCCCTACTTCAACGGGCAAAGTACAATCAGGGGGGGGTGTTGCCTGTCCCAAGCACATTTTCAGAGTGGAAGGAGCCAATAAATGGTAGGCGAGAAATTCATGGCAGGTGCCATGAACAGTGGATGTGGGTGGGAATTATGGTATATTTAAGGAGCAGGAAAAGGTCTGTGCTGAGGGTCATCAGACAAGTTGTACCTATTCAGTGACGACAGTGGGAAGGTTTTCTTGGGCTGTCATCCTGCTGCCTATATATagcaggcccaaagctccttagAGAGAAACCTCTTACCAGTCACTTTCCACAAATGGTACATACACCTAAAGAGACTTAGTGAAAATCCTTGAGAGGTATTTAATGCTAAAGCAGCTAGTCTCCTCAGTGTCCCTCTGAAGCCCATACACaggcagagagaggtgcaggacTGGCCCACAAGCAGTGAGTAACTTTGCTCCACTCAGGTTTTGCCACCCCAAGAGTTTGCCAGGATGTGTGACATGGGGGGCCTGGACAATTTAATTGCCAACACAGCATATCTGCAAGCCAGGAAGAGCACGGATGGGGACCTCAAGGAGATGCAGAGGAGGCGAAAGAGCCTCTCACTGCCCAAACCTGAGCAGTGCACGGAGGTCAGGAAGGCTCTCCTGGCTGACTATGAGAGTATCTGTGAGCAGCAGCCCATTGGCAAAAGGTTCTTCAGGGATTTTTTGGAGACCATGCCTGAATACCTGGTGGCCAAAGACTTCCTGGATGAGGTGTCcaactgggagctggcagaggacaATGCCAAAAGCAGCATCATGCAAGGCTTGGTCACCAACTTCCTAAAGTCCGGCTCCAAGAGCTACCTAGCTTTCATGAGCTCCAGCTTGGCCAGCAAGTGCCAGGCAGCCACTGAGAAGGACTATGAGAGTATCATTCAGCAGGCCAAGGAGGAGACAAAGGCCTTCCTTCAGGGAAAGCCCTTCCAGGACTTCCAGAAAACCTCCTTCTATGACAAGTTTCTGCAGTGGAAAGTTTTCGAGAAGCAGCCAGTGACTGAGAAGTACTTCTATGAGTTTCGGGTACTGGGCAAAGGCGGCTTTGGAGAGGTAAGGCAGCTgccatccctcccctgcctggacTAATGGATGGGTATGGGCAATGCAAAAAGGAGCTTGCAATAGACTAGGCATCTGTCAGAGACCAGGGCAAGCTAACTTCCTCCTTGGGCAAACAAGTGTGATATAACGCCTTTTCCACTTTAttgccaccccctgcccccacaaaaaAATCCACATGGTGGTCATTAAAGGGAATTTCTGAAATGTCCATGGGGTTCTTTGGACCTTTGAACTAGAATAAGACAAGCCCTCCTCAAGTAGTATGGCCAGCTCTCTACTCCCATTATCCAGTGCTGATCATTAGGAGTGCCTTCTGAAAGGATGGCAATGTATATCTTTCTTCCTTAGTCCCCATCCATCAACACTCTTCAATCACCTCTAGTCTTCATTTGTAATGccccttcctttctctttttgtCTTGATCCTCTAGGTTTGTGCCATCCAGGTGAAAACCACAGGCAAGATGTATGCCTGCAAGAAACTGGATAAGAAGAGGCTGAAGAAGAAAGGTGGGGAGAGCATGGCTCTACTGGAAAAGGAGATCCTGGAGAAAATTAATAGCCCTTTCATAGTCACCCTGGCCTATGCATATGAGACCAAGAGTCACCTGTGTCTTGTTATGAGCCTCATGAATGGAGGGGATCTTAAGTATCATATCTACAATGTGGGAGAGAGGGGCTTGGAAATGAACAGGATCATCTTTTATTCAGCTCAGATCACCTGTGGGATTCTGCATCTCCACTCTATCAATATCCTTTATAGGGACATGAAGCCAGAAAATGTTCTTCTGGATGATAATGGCAACTGCAGATTGTCTGATTTGGGCTTGGCGGTGAAAGTCAAAGAGGGGAGAAGCATCAACCAGAGGGTGAGTGCATGTTCACAGcgcagggaagggagagagggaagccaCTGTATTTCTACTGCATTATGAAACCAAAGCTTAATTCCTCAGGATCTGTTCTTCACTAATGACCTTATGTGGTCATTTCATTCTAAGTGACAGGCCGTAAGAGGATTTGGTTAATTAACTCTTCAGTACTATGCACAGTTAACTCTGTGTGCTTCCTAacagaaataaaagaacaaaactGATCCGATTTTATTGGGATATGTGCTTAACTCAAGCTAGTTATTTGAGAGGAACTACACTTTTCCTGGGCTACTTCATTGGTTGATCCAGGCATGAATCATAAGtataaaaaaagacaaatgtCTGATTCCACCCCCAATCACGAACCGTTATTTCAGAGAATAGCATTTTTACCTTTTTTGTAAgtgtgtttggggttttttttttatttgcttgttgGTTATGTAATAGTATTATTCATGATTCATTGTGCTAAGTGTGCTGCACAATAAGTGAACTGTTTCAAACACAAACCTAGCAACAAGTTCTAGTCTCATAGACTTTGCAGTATAAAGATCTATGAAAACTAGGTGAGCGTTTAAATAAAAGTGTGTTTATCTGTAAGGGAAGGGCAATGGCGGGCTATTTTTTGGTGCTTCGTTTAGAATGTGCACCACATTAAGAACTACCTGCGGTGATTATAAATTGATTCAGATTTAAGGTGATAGTATCATGGAGTTCACAAGAAAGGTGTAGTTTATCATGTAGCACATTTATCTCCTGCTGGCTAGAACGCCCAGGCAGATAGAATGAATGAACATTCCTGATATATAATTGACCAATTATAAAGTGATTTCTAGAAATGCTACATCTGGGTCCTGTAAGTGTTTGCATGGTACTCTAACGGTGTCTGGGGATTTAAAATTTCTACATCTAACTCCCAGTGAATTGAAGGTGGTAGGCATAGACTGGTCAAGGAAGACAAGGCTCTTTATCTTTTTTCCTTCTCACACCAACCAGGCttgaaaaaagatatttttaatattttgctaAGTACCGATAAGATGGGAATTTTTATATTGATGACCAACTTTTTTTTCCGGTAATTAATATTTTGAATTGTCCATTGCTGAATTTTCAGcccaagaaaaaaatacaaaactgttTTCCAGATACAGGAATTCAAACATAAATTACTTGTTTTAGAATGTTAAATATATATCATTGAAGGTATTATTTCAGGGATGATTaatatagattttatttttaaatgggtatGATGCTGATTTACCAGTTCTTCTGATGACTAGTCATTTAATGTTGGTTTTTCTTGTTAGCATTGTTCTCCTGACCAGTATGGgtgtgttgttttggtttttggatttttttctaaaataatgtTACCATGTTGTGTTATAGAACAATCATGGTTCTAGTCATGTTTTGGCTCTCATGTTTGCAGAAACATGCAAAATCCTGTTTCCCAATGGTCAAGAATTCTTATTATAGCAACTGCTGAGTAGAGCAAAATTgtttatattatataatatatactTGTTTTGCTTTCAGGCTTTCTAAAATCTAGGTTGAAAGATATTGTATGAATAACGTAGTTTATATATATCTGTATAGTTTTTAAGTGACTGTCAGCAACTCCGATAGTTAAGGTTGTC includes these proteins:
- the GRK7 gene encoding rhodopsin kinase GRK7 isoform X1, whose protein sequence is MCDMGGLDNLIANTAYLQARKSTDGDLKEMQRRRKSLSLPKPEQCTEVRKALLADYESICEQQPIGKRFFRDFLETMPEYLVAKDFLDEVSNWELAEDNAKSSIMQGLVTNFLKSGSKSYLAFMSSSLASKCQAATEKDYESIIQQAKEETKAFLQGKPFQDFQKTSFYDKFLQWKVFEKQPVTEKYFYEFRVLGKGGFGEVCAIQVKTTGKMYACKKLDKKRLKKKGGESMALLEKEILEKINSPFIVTLAYAYETKSHLCLVMSLMNGGDLKYHIYNVGERGLEMNRIIFYSAQITCGILHLHSINILYRDMKPENVLLDDNGNCRLSDLGLAVKVKEGRSINQRAGTNGYMAPEILKEENYSYPVDWFATGCSIYEMVAGRTPFKDFKEKVSKDEVKRRTLEDEVKYEHANFTEETKDICRLFLAKKSEDRLGSRSSDDDPRKHPFFKTINFHRLEAGLIDPPFVPDPSVVYAKDVADIADFSEIRGIEFDDKDKKFFKKFATGAVPIAWQEEIIKTGLFEELNDPNRVDTGGCANGGEAKSGVCVLL
- the GRK7 gene encoding rhodopsin kinase GRK7 isoform X2; translated protein: MCDMGGLDNLIANTAYLQARKSTDGDLKEMQRRRKSLSLPKPEQCTEVRKALLADYESICEQQPIGKRFFRDFLETMPEYLVAKDFLDEVSNWELAEDNAKSSIMQGLVTNFLKSGSKSYLAFMSSSLASKCQAATEKDYESIIQQAKEETKAFLQGKPFQDFQKTSFYDKFLQWKVFEKQPVTEKYFYEFRVLGKGGFGEVCAIQVKTTGKMYACKKLDKKRLKKKGGESMALLEKEILEKINSPFIVTLAYAYETKSHLCLVMSLMNGGDLKYHIYNVGERGLEMNRIIFYSAQITCGILHLHSINILYRDMKPENVLLDDNGNCRLSDLGLAVKVKEGRSINQRWDADTQQQEKGRGSRQQLPAAPSHPAHLSAAPRGGFPEPPAQPLHVAGVGLCLGAAAAACPGPASGCGLPSTPARHGCWARSPSWRRPCHSPPTLHSCTLGTACHLQRSFAFSASATTAGASPLRSPTRVRHYPSPTGGPLCLPSSPRSQPLAPPPPRAI